One Burkholderia sp. 9120 DNA window includes the following coding sequences:
- a CDS encoding TetR/AcrR family transcriptional regulator translates to MRDDDVTAGITENEETRAPLRRRKAHIRESNEAHLLACAEAVFAERGLDGTSTAMIAERAGLPKANVHYYFPTKLALYRRVLEDLFEDWHRAADTFECSDDPVEAIGGYVRAKMELSRRRPLGSKVWASEIIHGAEHMEDILTGRVKPWLDSRVKVIDDWIARGLLAPVNAQTLMYMIWATTQHYADFDAQIRALKGKRALTQKAFDATTEEVVQLVIRACGAVSPAQREEGVDPSR, encoded by the coding sequence ATGAGAGACGACGACGTGACAGCCGGCATCACGGAAAACGAAGAAACACGCGCACCTTTGCGGCGGCGCAAGGCGCACATTCGCGAGTCGAACGAGGCGCATCTTCTGGCGTGCGCGGAGGCGGTGTTCGCCGAGCGCGGTCTCGACGGCACCAGCACCGCGATGATCGCGGAGCGTGCCGGCTTACCAAAAGCCAACGTGCATTACTACTTCCCAACGAAGCTCGCGCTCTACCGTCGCGTGCTGGAAGATCTGTTCGAGGACTGGCATCGCGCGGCGGACACGTTCGAATGCAGCGACGATCCGGTCGAAGCGATTGGCGGGTACGTACGCGCGAAAATGGAATTGTCGCGACGTCGGCCGCTGGGTTCGAAGGTGTGGGCGAGTGAAATCATTCACGGCGCCGAGCATATGGAAGACATTCTCACCGGTCGTGTGAAACCGTGGCTCGACAGCCGCGTGAAAGTGATCGACGACTGGATCGCGCGCGGTTTGCTGGCGCCGGTGAATGCGCAGACGCTGATGTATATGATCTGGGCGACTACACAGCACTACGCCGATTTCGATGCGCAGATTCGCGCGCTCAAGGGCAAGCGCGCGTTGACGCAGAAAGCGTTCGATGCGACGACGGAAGAAGTGGTGCAGTTGGTGATTCGGGCGTGCGGGGCGGTGTCGCCGGCGCAACGAGAGGAAGGGGTGGATCCTTCGCGGTAG
- a CDS encoding NCS1 family nucleobase:cation symporter-1 encodes MKQTAQPADPQFAAGAQGSSLYNDDLAPTGVAQRTWRWYHFAALWVGMVMNIASYMLAAGLTEEGMSPWQAVATVLLGNLIVLVPMLLIGHAGAKHGIPYAVLVRSSFGTQGAKLPAMLRAIVACGWYGIQTWLGGSAIYTLLNILTGNALHGAAMPFLDISLAQLACFLVFWALQIYFIVHGTDSIRWLESWSAPIKIVMCIALVWWATSKAGGLGSMLSAPSQFVPGGKKEGLFWVTFWPGLTAMVGFWATLALNIPDFTRFAKTQRDQIIGQSIGLPLPMALLSVISVVVTSATVVIYGKAIWDPIDLTSRMTGIGVGVALIILTLDTMCCNLAANLVGPAYDFSSLWPKGISYRVGGMITATIAIVMMPWKILATTQGYIFTWLVGYSALLGPVAGILMVDYFLIRGTRLDPRELFDEHGEYSYTGGWNIGAVVALVIGVLPNLPGFLHTAFPASFPNVPAIFNTLYTYAWFVGLALASIVYSAWMKLSKGTSARVASA; translated from the coding sequence ATGAAGCAGACAGCGCAACCCGCCGATCCGCAGTTCGCGGCCGGCGCGCAGGGCAGCAGTCTTTACAACGACGACCTTGCGCCGACCGGCGTCGCGCAACGCACGTGGAGGTGGTATCACTTCGCGGCGCTGTGGGTGGGGATGGTGATGAATATCGCGTCGTACATGCTCGCCGCGGGTTTGACGGAAGAGGGCATGTCGCCGTGGCAGGCGGTCGCGACCGTGCTGCTCGGCAATCTGATCGTGCTGGTGCCGATGCTGTTGATCGGTCACGCCGGCGCAAAACACGGCATTCCGTACGCGGTGCTGGTGCGCTCCTCGTTCGGCACGCAGGGCGCGAAATTGCCGGCCATGTTGCGCGCGATCGTCGCGTGCGGCTGGTACGGCATTCAGACCTGGCTCGGCGGCAGTGCGATCTATACGCTGCTGAACATTCTCACCGGCAACGCGCTGCATGGCGCGGCCATGCCGTTTCTCGACATCTCGCTCGCACAGCTCGCGTGTTTCCTGGTGTTCTGGGCGTTGCAGATTTACTTCATCGTGCACGGGACCGATTCGATCCGCTGGCTCGAAAGCTGGTCCGCGCCGATCAAGATCGTGATGTGTATCGCGCTCGTCTGGTGGGCGACCTCGAAAGCGGGCGGTCTCGGGTCGATGCTGTCGGCGCCGTCGCAATTCGTGCCGGGCGGCAAGAAGGAGGGCCTTTTCTGGGTCACATTCTGGCCGGGTCTCACGGCCATGGTCGGTTTCTGGGCGACGCTCGCGCTGAATATCCCCGACTTCACGCGCTTCGCGAAAACGCAGCGCGATCAGATCATCGGCCAGTCGATCGGGCTGCCGTTGCCGATGGCATTGCTCTCGGTGATCTCGGTGGTGGTGACGTCGGCAACGGTGGTGATCTACGGGAAGGCGATCTGGGATCCGATCGACCTGACGAGCCGCATGACGGGCATCGGTGTGGGCGTCGCGCTGATCATCCTCACGCTCGACACGATGTGCTGCAATCTCGCCGCCAACCTCGTCGGCCCGGCGTATGACTTTTCGAGCCTGTGGCCGAAGGGGATTTCGTATCGCGTCGGCGGCATGATTACCGCGACCATCGCGATCGTGATGATGCCGTGGAAGATTCTCGCCACCACCCAAGGCTATATTTTCACGTGGCTGGTGGGTTATTCGGCATTGCTCGGACCGGTGGCCGGCATTCTGATGGTCGATTACTTTCTGATTCGCGGCACCCGTCTGGATCCGCGCGAACTGTTCGACGAGCACGGCGAATACAGCTATACCGGCGGCTGGAATATCGGCGCGGTGGTCGCGCTGGTGATCGGCGTGCTGCCGAATCTGCCGGGCTTTTTGCATACCGCGTTTCCGGCATCGTTTCCGAACGTGCCGGCGATCTTCAATACGCTCTATACCTATGCGTGGTTTGTCGGACTTGCATTGGCGTCGATCGTGTACAGCGCGTGGATGAAGCTCAGCAAAGGAACGAGCGCGCGAGTGGCGAGCGCCTAG
- a CDS encoding NAD(P)-dependent oxidoreductase, with protein sequence MAFKQTGDIAAQRLSPEQLSCEFSDIAPLLDASAAAAAASRCHYCYDAPCVNACPTQIDIPSFIRKIGNGNLKGAAVDILSANPLGGMCARVCPTEILCEGACVRNHQDAKPVAIGALQRHATDWAMARGEVLFKRAADSGRHVAVIGAGPAGLACAHRLALSGHQVTIYDAHEKAGGLNEYGIAAYKTVDDFAQREVAWLCSVGGIDIKHGVTLGRDIDLDTLRQQHDAVFLAIGLSGVRALAMEGEDLSGVMNAVDFIEQIRSASDVGTVPVGRRVVVIGGGNTAVDAAVQSRKLGATSVTMVYRRGVESMSATWAERDFAQTSGVTLVTHAAPTRLIGNAGVVTSVEFERASSEGSQERFVIEADMVLKAIGQTLVPVGIERELLTLDGNRIAVDESGQTSLPGVWAGGDCAATGGIDLTVQAVQDGKIAAAAIDAQFARTAVKAA encoded by the coding sequence ATGGCTTTCAAGCAAACCGGCGACATCGCCGCGCAGCGCCTGTCGCCCGAGCAGCTTTCGTGCGAGTTCTCCGATATCGCGCCCTTGCTCGACGCGAGCGCGGCTGCCGCGGCGGCGAGCCGTTGCCACTACTGCTACGACGCGCCGTGTGTGAATGCGTGTCCGACGCAGATCGATATTCCCAGTTTCATTCGCAAGATCGGCAACGGCAATCTGAAGGGCGCAGCGGTGGACATTCTGTCGGCCAATCCGCTGGGCGGCATGTGCGCGCGCGTCTGTCCGACCGAAATTCTTTGCGAAGGCGCTTGTGTGCGCAACCATCAGGACGCGAAGCCGGTGGCGATTGGCGCGCTACAACGTCACGCGACCGATTGGGCGATGGCGCGCGGCGAAGTGCTGTTCAAGCGCGCGGCTGACTCGGGACGGCATGTCGCGGTAATCGGCGCGGGGCCAGCGGGGCTCGCGTGTGCGCATCGGCTTGCGTTGAGCGGTCACCAGGTGACGATTTACGACGCGCATGAAAAAGCGGGCGGCCTCAACGAATATGGCATTGCCGCGTATAAAACCGTCGACGATTTCGCGCAGCGTGAAGTGGCATGGCTGTGTTCGGTCGGCGGTATCGACATCAAACACGGTGTGACGCTAGGGCGCGATATCGATCTCGATACGCTGCGCCAGCAACACGATGCGGTGTTCCTCGCGATCGGCCTCAGCGGCGTGCGCGCGCTCGCCATGGAAGGCGAGGACCTGAGCGGCGTAATGAACGCGGTGGATTTCATCGAGCAGATTCGCAGCGCGAGCGATGTCGGCACGGTGCCGGTTGGGCGGCGCGTCGTTGTGATTGGCGGCGGCAATACGGCGGTCGATGCCGCCGTGCAAAGCCGCAAGCTCGGCGCGACCTCGGTGACGATGGTGTACCGGCGCGGTGTCGAATCGATGAGCGCCACATGGGCCGAGCGCGACTTTGCGCAGACCAGCGGCGTGACGCTCGTCACGCATGCAGCGCCCACGCGTTTGATCGGCAATGCAGGTGTAGTGACCAGCGTCGAGTTCGAGCGTGCGTCGAGCGAGGGTAGCCAGGAGCGTTTCGTCATCGAAGCCGACATGGTGCTCAAAGCGATCGGCCAAACGCTGGTGCCGGTCGGTATCGAACGCGAATTGCTGACGCTCGACGGCAACCGTATCGCGGTGGACGAAAGTGGCCAGACCTCGTTGCCCGGCGTATGGGCCGGCGGCGATTGCGCGGCTACCGGCGGCATCGACCTCACGGTGCAGGCGGTGCAGGACGGCAAGATCGCGGCCGCCGCGATCGATGCGCAGTTCGCCCGCACGGCGGTGAAGGCCGCCTGA
- a CDS encoding amino acid ABC transporter permease: protein MPAWLHLMAHSLWPLLYAGLVFTVPLTLASFAIGIVLAFVVALVRLFGPKWAVAIVRFYVWLFRGSPLLVQLFVIFYGLPNVGIVLDPLTAAIIGFSLNVGAYNSEVIRGVIESIPKGQWEAAYSMGMTRSQALRRAILPQAARVALPPLSNSFIALVKDTSLAAVLTVPEVFQAAQRIASVTYEPLILYTEAALVYLVFSSVLSSAQVRLERKFGRHALFQAGN, encoded by the coding sequence ATGCCGGCATGGTTGCATCTGATGGCGCATTCGCTGTGGCCCCTGCTGTATGCGGGGCTTGTGTTCACCGTGCCGCTGACGCTGGCGTCGTTCGCGATCGGCATTGTGCTCGCGTTCGTCGTCGCGCTGGTGCGGCTGTTCGGGCCGAAGTGGGCGGTGGCGATCGTGCGTTTTTACGTGTGGCTGTTTCGCGGCTCACCGTTGCTCGTGCAACTGTTCGTGATCTTCTACGGCTTGCCGAATGTGGGGATTGTGCTCGATCCGTTGACGGCGGCGATCATCGGATTTTCGCTGAACGTGGGCGCGTACAACTCCGAAGTGATTCGCGGCGTGATCGAATCGATTCCGAAAGGGCAGTGGGAAGCCGCCTATTCGATGGGGATGACACGCAGCCAGGCACTGCGTCGCGCGATCCTGCCGCAAGCGGCACGCGTGGCGCTGCCGCCGCTGTCGAACTCGTTTATCGCGCTGGTCAAAGACACCTCGCTGGCGGCGGTGCTGACGGTGCCCGAAGTGTTTCAGGCAGCGCAGCGGATCGCCTCGGTCACCTACGAGCCGCTGATTCTCTATACCGAAGCGGCGCTGGTGTATCTGGTGTTCAGTTCGGTGTTGTCGTCGGCGCAAGTCAGGCTCGAACGCAAGTTCGGCCGTCACGCACTTTTCCAGGCAGGTAACTGA
- a CDS encoding Zn-dependent hydrolase, with product MNAVSEALRGAEPTTSIKVDGKRLWDSLMTMAKIGATPKGGVCRLALTDLDKEGRDLIVSWAKEAGCTVSVDQMGNVFMRRAGRVADALPVMTGSHADSQPTGGRFDGIYGVLGGLEVIRSLNDHGIETEHPVEVVIWTNEEGSRFAPAMVASGVFAGVFTLDYGLSRKDVDGKTLGEELERIGYAGDVPCGGRPLHAAFELHIEQGPILEAEQKTIGVVTDAQGQRWYEITLTGQEAHAGPTPMPRRRDALLGAARVVDLVNRIGLDHAPFGCATVGMMQVYPNSRNVIPGRVFFTVDFRHPDDAVLATMDAALREGVAKIASGIGLETELEQIFYYAPVAFDEACVKSVRAAAERFGYPHRNMVSGAGHDACYLSQVAPTSMVFVPCVDGISHNEIEDATFEWIEAGANVLLHAMLERACEPVS from the coding sequence ATGAACGCGGTATCCGAAGCACTGAGGGGCGCCGAACCCACGACGTCGATCAAGGTCGACGGCAAGCGCCTGTGGGACAGCCTGATGACGATGGCGAAGATCGGCGCGACGCCGAAAGGCGGCGTGTGCCGCCTCGCGCTCACCGACCTCGACAAGGAAGGGCGCGATCTGATCGTCAGTTGGGCGAAGGAAGCGGGCTGCACGGTCAGTGTCGATCAGATGGGCAATGTGTTCATGCGTCGCGCCGGACGCGTGGCGGACGCGCTGCCGGTCATGACCGGTTCGCATGCGGACTCGCAGCCGACCGGCGGCCGCTTCGACGGCATCTACGGCGTGCTCGGCGGTCTCGAAGTGATCCGCAGTCTGAACGATCACGGCATCGAGACCGAACATCCTGTCGAAGTGGTGATCTGGACCAACGAAGAAGGCTCCCGCTTCGCGCCGGCGATGGTGGCCTCGGGTGTATTCGCCGGCGTGTTCACGCTGGACTACGGCCTCTCGCGCAAAGACGTGGACGGCAAGACCCTCGGCGAGGAACTCGAACGGATCGGCTATGCGGGCGATGTGCCGTGCGGCGGACGTCCTCTGCATGCGGCGTTCGAACTGCACATCGAACAGGGGCCGATTCTCGAAGCGGAGCAGAAAACCATCGGCGTGGTGACCGATGCGCAAGGTCAGCGCTGGTATGAGATCACACTGACGGGTCAGGAAGCGCACGCGGGTCCGACGCCGATGCCGCGCCGCCGCGACGCGTTGTTAGGCGCCGCGCGCGTGGTCGATCTGGTGAACCGTATCGGCCTCGACCATGCGCCGTTCGGCTGCGCGACGGTCGGCATGATGCAGGTCTATCCGAACTCTCGCAACGTGATTCCGGGCCGCGTGTTTTTCACCGTCGACTTCCGTCATCCGGACGATGCGGTGCTCGCGACAATGGATGCCGCGTTGCGCGAGGGCGTGGCGAAGATCGCGAGCGGTATTGGTCTGGAAACCGAACTCGAACAGATCTTTTACTACGCACCGGTCGCCTTCGATGAAGCCTGCGTGAAGTCCGTGCGCGCCGCCGCCGAACGCTTTGGTTATCCGCATCGCAACATGGTGTCCGGTGCAGGACATGACGCGTGTTATCTGTCGCAAGTCGCGCCGACGTCGATGGTATTCGTGCCGTGCGTCGACGGGATCAGTCACAACGAGATCGAGGACGCCACCTTCGAGTGGATCGAGGCGGGCGCCAACGTACTGCTGCACGCCATGCTCGAGCGTGCCTGCGAGCCGGTTTCATAA
- the boxA gene encoding benzoyl-CoA 2,3-epoxidase subunit BoxA: MNGPVSIEVLRQHLIDPEICIRCNTCEETCPVDAITHDDNNYVVKADLCNGCMACVPPCPTGAIDNWRTVLKADAYPIGEQLTWDVLPEQNTMAVPVVDESLASGDSPEGASGIEVDTVRGSVVPPWSAAKPYVNLYTHKAPTTATVVGNYRLTDGSTDSDIHHIVLDFGSMPFPVLEGQSIGILPPGATTDGRTHHARQYSIASPRDGERPGYNNVSLTVKRVSQQHGDAIDGVCSNYLCDLKKGDVVNVIGPFGGTFLMPNHPNSHLLMICTGTGSAPMRAMTEYRRRRRLKGATGKLMLFFGARTKEELPYFGPLTNLPKDFIDTNLAFSRTPGQPKRYVQDVMRERAVDVAQMLKDDNTHIYVCGLKGMEDGVLQALKEIGEQVQLDWETLWAKLKKEGRLHLETY; this comes from the coding sequence ATGAACGGCCCAGTGTCGATCGAAGTTCTCAGGCAGCATCTGATCGATCCGGAAATCTGCATTCGCTGCAATACGTGCGAAGAGACTTGCCCGGTCGATGCGATCACGCACGACGACAACAACTATGTCGTCAAGGCCGACCTGTGCAACGGCTGCATGGCGTGCGTGCCGCCGTGTCCGACCGGTGCGATCGACAACTGGCGCACCGTGCTGAAGGCCGACGCTTATCCGATCGGCGAGCAGTTGACGTGGGACGTATTGCCGGAACAGAACACGATGGCGGTGCCGGTTGTTGACGAGTCGTTAGCGTCGGGTGACTCGCCGGAGGGCGCGAGCGGGATCGAAGTGGATACCGTGCGTGGCTCGGTGGTGCCGCCCTGGTCGGCCGCGAAGCCGTATGTGAATCTGTACACGCATAAGGCACCGACCACGGCGACCGTGGTGGGCAACTACCGGCTCACGGACGGCTCGACCGACAGCGACATTCATCACATCGTGCTCGATTTCGGGTCGATGCCGTTTCCGGTGCTGGAAGGACAGTCGATCGGTATTCTGCCGCCGGGCGCAACGACGGATGGCCGCACGCACCACGCTCGCCAGTATTCGATCGCGAGTCCACGCGATGGCGAACGTCCCGGTTATAACAACGTGTCGCTGACCGTCAAACGCGTGTCGCAGCAACACGGCGACGCAATCGATGGCGTGTGCTCGAACTACCTGTGTGATCTGAAGAAGGGCGACGTGGTCAACGTGATTGGCCCGTTCGGCGGCACGTTCCTGATGCCGAACCATCCGAACTCCCATCTGCTGATGATTTGCACGGGCACCGGTTCAGCGCCGATGCGCGCGATGACCGAGTATCGCCGGCGCCGTCGGCTCAAAGGCGCAACCGGCAAACTGATGCTGTTCTTCGGTGCGCGAACCAAAGAGGAGTTGCCGTACTTCGGGCCGCTCACGAATCTGCCGAAGGATTTCATCGATACAAATCTGGCTTTCTCGCGCACGCCGGGGCAGCCCAAGCGTTATGTGCAGGACGTCATGCGTGAACGCGCCGTGGATGTCGCGCAGATGCTGAAAGACGACAACACGCACATTTACGTGTGCGGTTTGAAGGGGATGGAAGACGGTGTGCTGCAGGCGCTCAAGGAGATCGGCGAGCAGGTCCAGCTGGATTGGGAAACGCTGTGGGCGAAGTTGAAGAAGGAAGGGCGGTTGCATCTGGAGACGTATTGA
- the hydA gene encoding dihydropyrimidinase produces MTTLIRGGTIIDAENTYRADVLCADPQDGGTILQIGVDLEAPAGATIVDAGGQYVMPGGIDPHTHMELPFMGTTASDDFYTGTAAGLSGGTTSIIDFVIPSPKQSLMEAFNAWRGWAEKASADYGFHVAVTWWDDSVYRDMGTLVHEHGVSSFKHFMAYKNAIMADDEVLVNSFSRSLELGALPTVHAENGELVFQLQRQLLAKGFTGPEAHPLSRPPEVEGEAANRAIRIAQVLGVPVYIVHVSSKDAVDAIARARSEGLRVFGEVLPGHLVIDEAVYRDPDWTRAAAHVMSPPFRSAEHREALWHGLQAGQLHTTATDHCVFCASQKAMGREDFTKIPNGCGGVEDRMAVLWHHGVNSGRLTPNEFVRITSTNAAQIFNLYPRKGAVQVGADADLVVWDPNASKTISVKTHHQKVDFNVFEGMTVQGVAMHTLTRGALAWTDGELRAVRGAGRYLKRPPNPAYFDAIRVANKRKEPHPVER; encoded by the coding sequence ATGACGACCCTGATTCGCGGCGGCACGATTATCGACGCGGAGAACACGTATCGTGCGGACGTATTGTGTGCGGATCCGCAGGACGGCGGCACGATCCTGCAGATCGGCGTGGACCTCGAAGCGCCGGCCGGCGCCACGATTGTCGACGCGGGCGGCCAGTACGTGATGCCCGGCGGTATCGATCCGCACACGCATATGGAATTGCCCTTCATGGGCACGACGGCGAGCGATGATTTCTATACCGGCACGGCGGCGGGACTATCGGGTGGCACGACCAGCATCATCGATTTCGTGATCCCGAGTCCGAAGCAATCGCTCATGGAAGCGTTCAACGCGTGGCGCGGTTGGGCCGAGAAAGCCTCGGCGGATTACGGATTTCACGTCGCGGTCACCTGGTGGGACGACTCGGTTTATCGCGACATGGGCACGCTGGTGCATGAGCATGGCGTATCGAGCTTCAAGCACTTCATGGCCTACAAGAACGCGATCATGGCCGACGACGAAGTGCTCGTGAACAGCTTCTCGCGTTCGCTCGAACTCGGCGCGCTGCCCACCGTGCATGCGGAGAATGGCGAGCTGGTGTTCCAGTTGCAGCGCCAGTTGCTGGCGAAGGGCTTCACGGGTCCGGAGGCGCATCCGCTGTCGCGACCGCCGGAAGTGGAGGGCGAAGCGGCGAACCGGGCGATTCGTATCGCGCAAGTGCTGGGCGTGCCGGTGTATATCGTGCACGTGTCATCGAAAGACGCGGTCGATGCAATCGCGCGGGCGCGCAGCGAAGGCTTGCGCGTATTCGGCGAAGTGTTGCCGGGCCATCTGGTAATCGACGAAGCGGTGTATCGCGATCCCGACTGGACGCGCGCGGCGGCGCACGTCATGAGCCCGCCGTTCCGTTCCGCCGAGCATCGCGAAGCGTTGTGGCACGGTCTGCAAGCGGGCCAGTTACACACTACCGCGACGGATCACTGCGTGTTCTGCGCGTCGCAGAAGGCAATGGGCCGTGAAGACTTCACGAAGATTCCAAACGGGTGCGGCGGCGTGGAAGACCGCATGGCGGTGCTCTGGCATCACGGCGTGAATAGCGGACGTCTCACGCCGAATGAATTCGTGCGTATCACGTCGACCAATGCCGCGCAGATCTTCAACCTCTATCCGCGTAAAGGCGCGGTGCAGGTCGGCGCGGACGCCGATCTCGTGGTGTGGGACCCGAACGCGAGCAAGACGATTTCGGTGAAGACGCATCATCAGAAGGTCGACTTCAACGTGTTCGAAGGCATGACCGTGCAAGGCGTCGCGATGCACACGCTGACGCGCGGCGCACTCGCGTGGACCGATGGCGAGTTGCGCGCGGTGCGCGGGGCGGGGCGTTATCTGAAGCGTCCGCCGAATCCGGCTTACTTCGACGCGATCCGCGTGGCCAACAAACGCAAGGAGCCGCATCCGGTGGAGCGGTAG
- a CDS encoding amino acid ABC transporter substrate-binding protein: MKSKSIRSILLIALLQAVAVTSAFAADELAQIKSAGVFKIGTEGTYAPFTYHDESGKLTGFDVEIGTAIAQRLGVKPQFVEGKWDGLIAGLDVNRYDAVINEVAITDARKVKYDFSDPYITSHAALIVQSSNTTAKNFDDLKGKKSANTLTSNFGKIAAAHGAEVIPVQGFNESIDLLTSGRVDATVNDSLSFLDFKKHKPDAKVKIVALDTASDSSDKSAVLIRKGSPELVAAINKALADMKKDGTYEKISQKYFGKDVSQ; encoded by the coding sequence ATGAAGTCGAAGTCGATTCGTTCCATTCTGCTGATCGCGCTGTTGCAAGCCGTCGCCGTGACCTCGGCCTTCGCCGCCGATGAACTCGCGCAGATCAAATCCGCCGGCGTGTTCAAGATCGGCACCGAAGGCACTTACGCGCCGTTTACGTATCACGACGAGTCCGGCAAGCTGACCGGCTTCGACGTGGAGATCGGCACCGCAATCGCGCAGCGTCTGGGCGTCAAACCGCAATTCGTGGAAGGCAAATGGGACGGATTGATCGCCGGTCTCGACGTGAACCGCTACGACGCGGTGATCAATGAAGTGGCGATTACGGATGCGCGCAAGGTCAAATACGATTTCTCAGACCCGTACATCACGTCGCACGCGGCGCTGATCGTGCAGTCGAGCAACACCACGGCGAAGAATTTCGACGACCTGAAGGGCAAGAAGTCGGCCAACACACTGACCAGCAACTTCGGCAAGATCGCGGCGGCGCATGGCGCGGAAGTGATCCCCGTGCAGGGCTTCAATGAGTCGATCGATCTGCTGACCTCGGGCCGCGTGGACGCGACCGTCAACGATTCGCTGTCGTTCCTCGACTTCAAGAAGCACAAGCCGGACGCCAAAGTGAAAATCGTCGCGCTCGATACCGCGTCGGACAGCAGCGACAAATCTGCCGTGCTGATCCGCAAGGGCAGCCCGGAACTGGTGGCGGCGATCAACAAGGCGCTGGCCGACATGAAGAAAGACGGCACCTACGAGAAGATCTCGCAGAAGTACTTCGGCAAAGACGTTTCCCAGTAA
- the preA gene encoding NAD-dependent dihydropyrimidine dehydrogenase subunit PreA has translation MADLRCTIAGITSPNPFWLASAPPTDKAYNVNRAFEAGWGGVVWKTLGLDPHVVNVSSRYGAVQWNGQRIAGLNNIELITDRPLDVNLREIAQVKRDWPDRAMIVSLMVPCNERDWKWILPLVEDTGADAVELNFGCPHGMSERGMGAAVGQVPEYIEMVTRWVKEGSKLPCLVKLTPNISDIRLGSRAAYKGGADGVSLINTINSIVAVDLDAMSPLPMVDGKGTHGGYCGPAVKPIALNMVAEIARDVETPNLPISGIGGISTWRDAAEFMVLGAGSVQVCTAAMHYGFRIVSDLADGLSNWMDEKGYATLDEFRGRAVPNVTDWKYLNLKYDIKARIDQDKCIQCGLCHIACEDTAHQAIMKEKDGVRHFEVMDSECVGCNLCMHVCPVEECITMERVDQGEYANWTTHPNNPARVNAAEPAATEAADTAEPAHAARAA, from the coding sequence ATGGCCGATCTGCGCTGTACGATTGCCGGCATTACCTCGCCGAATCCTTTCTGGCTCGCGTCCGCGCCGCCCACCGACAAAGCCTATAACGTGAACCGCGCATTCGAAGCGGGCTGGGGCGGCGTGGTGTGGAAGACGCTGGGCCTCGACCCGCATGTCGTGAACGTCAGCTCGCGCTACGGCGCGGTGCAATGGAACGGCCAGCGTATCGCGGGGCTGAACAATATCGAACTGATCACCGACCGTCCGCTCGACGTCAATCTGCGTGAGATCGCGCAGGTCAAACGCGACTGGCCGGATCGCGCGATGATCGTCTCGCTGATGGTGCCGTGCAACGAACGCGACTGGAAGTGGATTCTGCCGCTCGTCGAAGATACCGGCGCCGACGCGGTCGAACTGAATTTCGGCTGCCCGCATGGCATGAGCGAACGCGGCATGGGCGCGGCGGTCGGGCAGGTGCCCGAGTACATCGAGATGGTCACGCGCTGGGTGAAGGAGGGCAGCAAGCTGCCGTGCCTCGTCAAGCTCACGCCGAATATCAGCGACATCCGCCTCGGTTCGCGCGCGGCTTATAAAGGCGGCGCGGATGGCGTGTCGCTGATCAACACGATCAACTCGATCGTGGCGGTTGATCTCGACGCGATGTCGCCGTTGCCTATGGTCGACGGCAAAGGTACGCACGGCGGCTACTGCGGTCCAGCGGTGAAGCCGATCGCGCTGAACATGGTCGCGGAAATCGCTCGCGACGTCGAAACGCCGAACCTGCCGATCTCCGGCATCGGTGGTATTTCAACGTGGCGCGATGCCGCTGAATTCATGGTGCTCGGCGCGGGCAGCGTGCAGGTTTGCACGGCGGCGATGCACTACGGCTTTCGCATCGTCTCCGATCTCGCGGACGGCCTGTCGAACTGGATGGACGAAAAAGGCTACGCCACGCTCGACGAGTTTCGCGGCCGTGCGGTGCCGAACGTCACCGACTGGAAGTACCTGAACCTCAAATACGACATCAAGGCGCGCATCGATCAGGACAAGTGCATCCAGTGCGGCCTGTGTCATATCGCCTGCGAGGACACGGCGCACCAGGCGATCATGAAAGAAAAAGATGGCGTCCGGCATTTTGAAGTGATGGACTCCGAATGTGTCGGCTGCAATCTGTGCATGCATGTGTGTCCGGTCGAAGAATGCATCACGATGGAACGCGTGGATCAGGGCGAGTACGCGAACTGGACCACGCATCCGAACAACCCGGCGCGCGTGAATGCAGCGGAGCCCGCCGCGACGGAAGCGGCCGACACCGCCGAACCCGCGCACGCGGCCAGGGCAGCCTGA